A genomic segment from Gracilinanus agilis isolate LMUSP501 chromosome 1, AgileGrace, whole genome shotgun sequence encodes:
- the LOC123249996 gene encoding uromodulin-like, with protein MKQLFYLTLLLVAFQHWSSVAADDFTESKSSKGSPPPAPTMCNLDCEITRLCEITSIGGILSIVCSYEPTDPSSVEGTCNACGLDEDCKSVNGNWTCQCKHISDITDIANLKPDLYCEATYIKVSLNKCLLKNLGFEEIFTYLKDSSCSGFEEKDNQSWVSVVTPARDGPCGTRLMKNQTHAIYSNTLYLSDKIIIRDTKININFQCAYPLDMEVSLQTATQPIISSLNISVGGTGIFTVRMALFSSPTYTLPYEGSSVALSTEAILYVGTILERGDSTQFVLLMKNCYATPSSNATDPLKYFIIRDSCPRIQDPTIQVEENGMSFQGRFSVQMFRFAGNHDLVYLHCEVSLCDSRNEQCKPTCSGTKRYSGDAINPAQVLNLGPITRRDAQAGGVLSGISSHAGFLTPWLGLFMPIIMLLASQ; from the exons ATGAAACAGCTTTTCTATCTGACCCTGCTGCTGGTGGCTTTTCAACACTGGAGCTCAGTAGCTGCTGATGATTTCACAGAGAGTAAGT CCTCCAAGGggtcccctccccctgccccaacAATGTGTAACTTAGACTGTGAAATCACTAGGCTTTGTGAAATCACTAGTATTGGTGGAATCCTATCAATTGTCTGTTCATATGAACCTACAGACCCCAGCTCTGTGGAGGGTACCTGTAATGCCTGTGGCTTAGACGAGGATTGCAAGTCAGTGAATGGAAACTGGACCTGCCAATGCAAGCATATCTCAGATATTACTG ATATTGCCAACCTGAAACCCGATCTATATTGCGAGGCCACTTACATCAAGGTGTCTTTGAATAAGTGCCTGCTGAAAAACCTGGGATTTGAGGAGATATTCACATATTTGAAAGATAGTTCCTGTTCTGGTTTTGAAGAGAAGGACAACCAGAGTTGGGTGTCAGTGGTAACTCCTGCTCGGGATGGGCCATGTGGAACCAGGCTAATG AAAAACCAAACCCATGCCATCTATAGCAACACCCTCTACCTGTCTGACAAAATCATCATCCGGGATACCAAAATAAACATCAATTTCCAGTGTGCCTACCCTCTGGACATGGAAGTCAGCCTCCAAACTGCAACCCAACCCATTATCAG TTCCCTCAACATCAGTGTTGGTGGCACAGGGATATTTACAGTGAGGATGGCTCTGTTCAGTAGCCCAACCTACACACTTCCCTATGAAGGCTCTTCCGTTGCCCTCTCCACTGAGGCCATACTCTACGTGGGCACCATATTAGAAAGAGGAGATTCAACCCAGTTTGTCCTGTTGATGAAGAATTGCTATGCCACCCCCAGCAGCAACGCCACTGACCCTTTGAAATACTTCATCATAAGAGACAG CTGTCCACGCATTCAGGACCCAACTATTCAGGTGGAGGAGAATGGGATGTCCTTCCAAGGTCGATTTTCAGTCCAGATGTTCAGATTTGCTGGGAACCATGACCTAGTCTACCTGCACTGTGAAGTTTCTCTCTGTGATAGCAGGAATGAGCAGTGCAAGCCA ACCTGCTCAGGGACCAAACGCTATAGTGGAGATGCCATCAACCCAGCTCAGGTTCTGAACTTGGGACCCATCACTCGAAGAG ATGCTCAGGCTGGAGGAGTCCTGAGTGGCATCTCTAGCCATGCAG GGTTCCTGACACCATGGCTGGGCTTATTCATGCCCATCATCATGCTTCTGGCATCACAGTGA